The DNA segment ATTTTATAGATAATGTAATAGATACAAATAGCGGTGGAGTAAAAGCTAAGGCTATATTTGATAATAATGTTTCAAATTTAATGCCTGGATCATTTGCAAATGTAATTGTTGGAGGTTTTATTCAAAAAGATGGTTTTGAAATTCCACAAGTTGCACTTTTACAAGATGATAGCACTACTTTTGTATATACCTTAGTTGATGGAAAAGTAGTGAAAAATATTGTTAATGTGATTTATCAAACATCAGATAAAGCTATTATCAACACTGGTTTAAATAATGGAGATAAAGTGATTATCAATAATTTCAAAAAAATTAGACCTGGTGCTAGCGTAAGCGTAATGGAGAATAAATAATGTTTTCTAAATTTTTTATAGAAAGACCAGTGTTTGCTAGTGTTGTTGCTATTATAATTTCACTAGCTGGAATCATCGGACTTTATTCTTTACCCGTAGAGCAATATCCTTCCTTAACCCCTCCGGTAGTTAAAGTCAATGCTACCTATTCAGGTGCTGACGCACAAACAGTTGCACAAACAGTTGCTATTCCACTTGAAGATGCAATTAATGGTGTTGAAAATATGATTTATATGGATTCAACTTCAAGCTCTTCAGGTGATATGAGTTTAAGTGTATATTTTAATATAGGAACTGATCCTGATCAAGCAACAGTAGATGTAAATAATAGAATTTCAGCTGCTATGGCAAAGCTTCCTGAAGATGTTAAAAAAACTGGAGTTAGTGTTAGAAAGACAGGTTCTAGTATTTTAGAAGTTGCGACCTTGTATTCCCCTGATGGTTCTATGGATGCAATAGAAGTTTATAATTATGCTGCTTTAAATATTTTAGATGATCTTGCTAGAGTTCCTGGTGTTGGCAATGCAGTTGCAATTGGATCTAGAAATTATTCTATGAGAATTTGGTTAAATCCTGATTTGCTTAATAAATATCAAATCACTGCTACAGATGTAATTACTGCTGTAAGAGAGCAAAATGCTCAATATGCCACAGGTAAAATTGGACAAGAACCAGTAGTGGAACGATCTCCTTATGTGTATTCAGTTACTATGCAAGGAAGATTAAAAAATCCTAAAGAATTTGAAAATATTATTTTAAGAACTAATAGCGATGGTTCATTTTTAAGATTAAAAGAAGTGGCTGAAGTTGGAATTGGCTCAAAAGAATATACTTTCAATGGCAGGTTAAATGGTAGTAGTGCTACTCCTATATTAATTTTTTTGCAAACAGGTGCTAATGCAGTTAATACAGCAGAATTAATTCAAGCTAAATTTCAAGAACTCTCTAAAAGTTTTCCCGAAGGCTTAGCCTATAAAGTACCATATGATACGACTTTATTTATTAAAGCATCTATTGAAGAAGTGATAAAAACATTTTTTGAAGCACTACTTCTTGTTGTTATCGTAATGTATTTATTCTTAAAGAATTTTCGCTCAACTATCATTCCAATGATTGCCGTTCCTGTATCTATTCTAGGAACTTTTGCAGGACTTTATATCTTAGGTTTTAGTATAAATCTACTTACTTTATTTGCATTAGTTTTAGCTATTGGTATAGTTGTTGATGATGCTATAATCGTTGTAGAAAATATAGATAGAATTATACATGAAGATCCCAATATAAGTATAAAAGATGCTGCTATTAAAGCTATGGATGAAGTTGCTGCACCTGTAGTTTCTATTGTACTTGTACTTTGTGCTGTGTTTATACCTGTATCTTTTATATCAGGCTTTGTGGGGGAAATTCAAAGACAATTTGCTATAACCTTAGCAATATCTGTTACCATATCAGGCTTTGTCGCACTTACCCTAACTCCATCTTTGTGTGCCATATTTTTAAAAAGAAATGAAAGCAAACCTTTTTATTTTGTAAAAAAATTTAATGATCTATTTGATTGGTCTATCAATATTTTTGGTGCAGGTGTAGCATATATGCTAAAAAGAGTTGTAAGATTTGTACTTATATTTTTTATATTTTTAATAGGTTTATTTGGGCTTTTTCAAATAGTTCCACATTCTTTAGTTCCAAATGAAGATCAAGGTAACTTTTTATCTGTTGTAAATTTACCAGCTGCTTCTTCTTTAAATAGAACAACCCAAGCAATGGATGCTATGGCTGATGAATTAAGAAAAAATGAGAATATAACCAATATAGTAGGACTTATAGGATATGATCTTTTTACAGGTTCTTTAAAAGAAAATGCAGGAGCAATGTTTATCAATTTAAAAGATTGGAATGATAGAGATACAAGTAGCTTTGATATAACAAGTATGTATAATAAACAATATTTTTTAAATCCTAATTTCCAATCATTTTTTATAAACCCACCACCAATACAAGGTTTAAGTTTAACCGGTGGATTTGAAATGTATGCGCAAAATCGTAGCGGAAAAGGCTATGATGAAATTCAAATTGATGTAAATAAAATGGTTGAAGCAGCAAACAAACGACCAGAACTTAGCAATGTAAGAACAACATTAAATACAAATTTTCCTCAATTAAGATTAGAAATTGATCGTGATAAGGTTAAACTTTATGGCTTAAATTTAAGCGATATATTTAGCACTCTAAATGCAACCATAGGAACTTATTATGTAAACGATTTTTCTATGCTAGGAAAAAATTATCGTGTTAATATTAGTGCTATTGGTGATTTTAGAAATACACAAAATGCTTTAAAAAATATTTTCGTTCGTGCAAATAATGGATCAATGGTAGCACTTGATAGCGTTTTAACACTATCAAGAAGTATTGGACCTGATGATGTTAAACGATTTAACATGTTTCCTTCGGCTTTAGTACAAGGTGATCCTGCTCCTGGATATACTTCAGGACAGGCTATAGATGCTATTGCTGAAGTTGCAAAAGAAACATTAGGAGAAGAGTACTCAATAGCATGGTCAGGTTCAGCTTATCAAGAGGTCACAAGCAGTGGGGCTGGTTCAATCGCATTTGTATTAGGACTTTTATTTGTATTTTTAATTTTGGCAGCACAATACGAAAGATGGTTAATGCCTTTAGCGGTTATTACTGCTGTTCCTTTTGCAGTATTTGGTTCATTACTTTTTGTGTGGCTTAGAGGTTTAGAAAACGACATATATTTTCAAACAGGTCTTTTGCTTCTTATAGGACTTTCTGCCAAAAATGCAATTTTAATCGTAGAATTTGCCATGGAAGAACACTTAAAAAAAGGTAAGAGTATTTTTGAAGCTTCTATTAGTGCAGCAAAATTAAGATTTAGGCCTATTGTTATGACCTCACTAGCATTTATTTGTGGAATTTTGCCTTTATTTTTTGCTTACGGAGCAGGTAGTGCAAGCCGACATGCCATAGGGACAGGTGTTATAGGTGGTATGATAGTTGCTTCTACTATTGCAATATTTTTTGTGCCTTTATTCTTTTATATTTTAGAAAGCTTCAATAAATGGCTAGATATGAAAAGAGGTAAAACACATGCGTAAAATCTTGATTATCGCAAGCTGTTTTTTTATAGCAGCTTGTAGTTTAAAACCAAATTTAAAAATATCTGATGTAAATTACACAAAAAGTTTAGATGAAAATATTAGCATTAATAAACAATGGTGGAAAATGTTTAATGACGATAATTTAAATTATCTAGTTGAACAAGCCTTAAAAAACAACAATGATTTACAAATAGCCTATATAAATTTACAAAAAGCTTACGAAGCTCTAGGCATATCAAGAAGCGATCTTTTACCAAAACTTGATGGTAGTGCTAGTGGAGCAAGATCTAAAACAAGCATTAACGCTCCAAGCAATAAAAGTAAGGACTTTGCTTTTGGAAATGATTTTAAGTTAGGCTTAAATTTAAGCTATGAGATTGATCTTTGGGGAAAATACAGAGATAACTATGGTGCTTCAAAATCAAAACTTCAAGCAAGCGAATTTGATTATGAGAGTGCTAGATTAAGTCTTATTTCTAATGTTACAAAGACTTATTTTAACATAGCAAGCTTGAGCGAGCAGGTTAAAATTTTAGAAGAGAGTGTTCAAAGTTATCAAAAGACTTATAATTTAAAATTAGAACATTTCAAAATAGGTGCTATAGGTGAATATGAGTTAAGCAAATTCAAAGCAGAGCTTGATAATTCTAAAATTTTACTTACAAATGCTAAAATTAAAAAAGAATCTAACACTAAAGCTCTAAAAATACTTACCTCTAACACTATTGATGATATACTTTATAATAGTGTAAATTATACAAAAATTGGACAATACGATGTTAATATACCTCAAGGTATAGGAAGTGAAATTTTACTTCAAAGACCTGATATACAAAGTGCTCTAAAAACACTTGAAGAAAAAAATTATCTTGTAGGAGTTGCTAGAAGCGCATTTTTACCAAATCTTTCTTTGACTGGACTTTTAGGATATGAAAGTAAAGATTTAGATTTGTTGGTTAAAAATGGTAGTGGAACTTGGGGTGTAGCTGGAAATTTTATGATGCCTATTTTTCACTGGGGTGAAATTTACAATAGCGTAAATATTGCAAAGCTTAGCAAAGACGAAGCTTTTTTACAATATGAAAATACACTAAAAAAAGCTTTTGGAGAAATTCAACTTGCATTATTTAATCGCAGAAACTACTATGAAAACGAAAAAAATTATGAGAATTTATTCTTAGCTCAGAGTAAAATTTATGAAATATCCAATGTAAGATACGAAAATGGAGTTATAAATTTAGCCGATTATTTACAAGATCAAAGAAACTACCTTAACGCAAAACTTGCTTATATTAATTCTTCTTATGAGTTAGCAAATTCTATTGTAGATGTTATAAAAGCTTTTGGTGGTGGATTTAATGCGAAGGAAAATTCAAAAGATAATATCAAAGATATGGAAGAAAATTTAAAATCTAATTTCTACAACAACTAAGCTTGACTTAGTTGTTTAATGCATTTGAATTTTAACTCTTTGTTGTGCATTGTTATTATTTTTATTTTTTGGATTATTATGCTCAAAACGATAACGCACATCACCTGATACATTTACATCCTGAAAAATTTCATCTAAAGCAGCGCCATTTAAAATACCAACTAATGCAAATATCAAAACAAAAAAGCTAATCAGTAATTTTTCCATATTTAAGCCTTTAAAAATATGATACAATTATAATCCTTTTTAAATAACTGCAAATAATTTTAGGACAAATATGAATTTTTTACAAAAAATAGCGCTTTCTTATTCACACAAAGCCATGCAAAAATCTTTAGAAAATGGATTTAATGTACAACTTTTAAAAAACGGGCAAGAGAAAAAAAACAATCCGAAAAAATCTTACATGCTCTACGCACATATACCTTTTTGTCATACTTTTTGTCCGTATTGTAGTTTTCATAAATACTATTATGATGAAAACTTAGCAAAACAATATTTTGAAAGTTTAAGAGAAGAAATTAAGCAAATAAAACTCAAAGGCTTTGACTTTACCTCTATGTATGTTGGTGGAGGGACTACTTTGATCAACGAAGAAGAACTAGCAAAAACCTTAGAGCTTTGCAAAAAACTTTTCAATATTAAAGAAATTTCTTGCGAAACTGATCCCAATCACATAGAACCTGAAAAATTAAAAATGTTTAAAGGTTTAATTGATCGTTTAAGTTGTGGTGTACAAAGCTTTAATGATGATATTTTAAAAAAAGTAGCGAGATATAATAAATTTGGCTCAAGCAAAGAACTTCAAGAAAAACTTTCAAAAGCTATAGGAATACTTCCTGTTATGAGTCTTGATTTAATTTTTAATTTTCCAAGTCAAACTCAAGAACAATTATTAAAAGATCTAGAAATTGCTAAAAATTTAAAACCTCAGCAAATTACCACTTATCCTCTCATGAAATCAAATCTTACCAAAGACAATATTGCTAAGACTTTGGGTGTAAGTTTTCAGGATAATGAATTTAAATTTTATAACATAATAGTAGATTATTTTAAAGATTATGAAAGAAATAACGCTTGGTCTTTTTCTCTAGAAAAAAGTAGTTTTAACGATGAATACGTAAGCTCTCATCATGAATATTTAGGTGTTGGAAGCGGGGCTTTTAGCTTTTTAGATGGAGAACTTTTAATCAATGCTTTTAATTTAAATGATTATTCTAAATTGATAAAAGAAAAACAAAATGCCAACATTGCCAAGGCAAATTTTAGCAAAAAAGAAATCATAAAATATATCTTTTTAACAGAAATGTTTGCTGGAAAAATAGAAATTGATCAACTAAATAAAACTTTAGATTGCAATATCAAAAAAGATCTTTTCGTAGAACTTTTAGGGCTTAAAGTAAGCAAAGCCTTAATACAAAATCAAAATACTCTACAGGTAAGTGAATTTGGACGCTATTTATTTATGGTTTTGATGAAAGATTTTTACACTGGTATGGATTTAGTGCGTGCTGTATTTAGAGATGATAAACGCATCAAGAACAAAGAACATATTAATATCATGCATGAAAATGTTGATCCCCTTAGTCCTGACAGTATGAATTTTTAAGCTTCTTGATATATAATTATCATGAAAAATACACAAGGGGTACATTTATGATTGATAATTCTTTAGAAGCTTACACTCAAAAATACGATCAAGAAAATTATGGTTTACAATATCCTGATGGTCACGTAATAAGATTTTATGAAAGAATATTAAAATACAAACTCCAAAAAACTAGTGGTAATTTACTAGATTTTGGTTGTGGCAATGGAATTCATTCTAAATATTTTCAAACAAAAGGCTTTAAAACTTTTGGTGTTGATATAGTAGAAAGCTTAAACACCACATGGAAAAATGATGCAAATATCAATGAAAATAATTTCCATGTCATTAAACCTAACGCTAGTATAAAAAAACTATTTAATGAAAAAATGGACTTAATTTTTGCAAATCAAAGTTTATATTATCTACCTTTAGAAGATTTTAAAAATACTATACAAGAATTTTATGACATATGCAACGATGGGGCAATCATTTTTGCTACCATGATGAGCAATAAAGGCTATAGTGCCTTTGAAAGAAGCGAAGCTTTAGAAAATGGCTTGTGTGAAGTTAAACACACAGGAAGACTAAATAGCTCAACTTACATGAGATTTATTAAAAATATACAAGACTTAAAAGATAATTTTAAGCCTTTTAAACCTTTATTTTGGGGAGATTATGAACTAATGAATTTACACAACTTTGAAGGAAGTGTAGAACACTACATTTACATAGGACAAAAATAATCATTTTAAAGCAAAATATTTTGCTTTAAAATGGTCTTACCACCATCATTATAACGATTATGATAAATAAAATAGTTGGTATTTCGTTATAAAATCTAAAGAATTTTCCGCTTTTTTTACAAATATCATTTTGAAGTTGCCTTAAATAATAGTAATTTTGAAAATGATAAATAATCAAAAGCAATGCACAGGTTAATTTTGCGTGCATATATCCACCAACCATTAGAACATCTTTATTAGCTATCATCATTAAACTACCAGTTATCGCAGTAGCTATCATCGCTGGAGTTTGTATATAAAAATATAACTTTCTTTCTTGAATTTTTATCACATCTACAAAATTTTTATTATGATTATTTTCAGCATGATAAACAAAAAGTCTTGGTAAATAAAACATTCCAGCCATCCAAGAAACAAAAGCTAAATAATGGATTACTTTAATCCACAAATACCACTCATTTAAAAAATCTAACATTTTTTTCCTTTATTAAAAATTTCTTTTATTAAAATCAAAGCTACGCTGATATTTATCATTACATCAGCAAAATTAAAAACAGCAAATTCAAACCATTTATGCCAAAAAACAAAATCAACCACTCCAATATGCATAAATCTATCAAGCAAATTAGAACATCCTGCACTTAGCATCATAGCAAAAGCTATTATATGGGTTTTTAAAAATTCTTTCTGATAAAACAAATAAAAAAATAAAATAATAATAAAAATAAGTTGTATATACTTTAAATACTCACCTAAAAAGGCAAACATAGAAAAAGCAACACCTGTATTATAAGTTAAAATCAAATCAAAAAATTCACCCTTATATACAAATCCTTGTAAAAATATATATTTACTTAATTGATCCAAAACAAAAACTAAGATAAAAATTAAACAGAATTTTAAATATGAAAATTTAAGCATTAAGTGCTTTCATAAAAAATTTTTCTACTTCTTTCATTTGTTTTTCTAAAAGTTTGACATCTTTTCCTTCTAATAGTAAGCGAATTAAATTTTCAGTTCCTGAATATCGAAACAAGCTTGAAATTCCTTGTTTTTCTAAATTTTGTTTCAAAACTTGCAAGCCTTCTATTTGAGATAAATCTTTTTTTTGCGAAATTTTAAGATTGTGTAAAAGTTGTGGATAAGGCTTTACCTGATTTAAAATTTCACTTGCATTTTTTTCTTCGCTAAGCATTAAAGCACTAAATTGTAAAGCTGCTACTAATCCATCACCTGTTTTAGCATAGTCGCTAAAAATAATATGTCCACTTTGCTCGCCACCAAAATTTCCTTCACATTCTTTTAGTTTTTCTAATACATATTTATCACCAACATTACAAGTTTCGTGTTTAATCTTATGCTTATTTAAAAATTCTTTTAAAGCACCATTACTCATAATAGTACTAATAACACTAGATCTTAACTTACCTTGTTTTTTCAAGAATAAAGCTAACACTCCAAGTAAACTATCTCCATGAGCTACACTGCCTTTTTCATCAACCACAACCAAACGATCAGCATCTCCATCAAAAGCAAAACCTACATCGGCTCTAAATTTTTTCACTTCCAAGGCTAAATTTAAAGGATGTAAAGCTCCACAATTTTCATTAATATTTAAACCATTAGGACTATCATTAATCACAATAACATCAGCACCTAGCTCCTTAAATACAGTTGGTGCTACTTTATAAGCTGCTCCATGAGCCACATCAAGTACTATGCGTAAGGATTTAAGAGTTAAATTTTTAGGGAAAGAATTTTTAATAGAAACAATATATCTACCAATAACATCATCAATTCTTTTTGCTTGACCAATTTGAGATTTAGTTATTTTTGCTTCTTCTATTAATTTGTCATTAAAATAAATTTCTTCTATTTGCGCTTCTGCTTGCTCATCAAGTTTATTACCATGTGCATCAAAAAATTTAATACCATTATCATAGTAAGGATTATGCGAAGCAGAAATCATAATACCAGCATCACATCGCATATCTTCAGTCAAAAAAGCAATTGCGGGAGTTGGCATAGGTCCTATTTCTATCACATTATAACCTATAGAGGTTAGTCCTGAAACGATAGCATTTTCTATCATATATCCACTTCTTCTAGTATCTTTACCTACTAAAATATTATTAGTAATTGCTTTATCTTTAAAATAAATTCCAGCAGCCATAGCCAAACGCATTGCTAAAAACGAATCTAAAAGTTCCCCTGCTTTACCACGAACTCCATCTGTTCCAAAAAGTTTCATACTTCTCCCTTTGATTTTAAATGTTAATTATAAGAAAATAAAGTTAAGCAATGTCTAAAGCAAGTGAAATATTGTCATTAGTTTGCAAAATCAATATATAATCTTAAAATTAAAAAATTTAAAGGTTATCAATGAAAAAAATCATCTTAGGTATTATTGTAGTTTTTGCATTTGTTGCTTTTTTTGCTTCAAGTTTTTATATGAATTCTTTAAATGAAAAAGTATTTTCATATCTTAATGCAGATACATCTTATTACAAA comes from the Campylobacter insulaenigrae NCTC 12927 genome and includes:
- a CDS encoding mini-MOMP protein, with the protein product MEKLLISFFVLIFALVGILNGAALDEIFQDVNVSGDVRYRFEHNNPKNKNNNNAQQRVKIQMH
- the hemJ gene encoding protoporphyrinogen oxidase HemJ; this translates as MLDFLNEWYLWIKVIHYLAFVSWMAGMFYLPRLFVYHAENNHNKNFVDVIKIQERKLYFYIQTPAMIATAITGSLMMIANKDVLMVGGYMHAKLTCALLLIIYHFQNYYYLRQLQNDICKKSGKFFRFYNEIPTILFIIIVIMMVVRPF
- a CDS encoding coproporphyrinogen III oxidase family protein encodes the protein MNFLQKIALSYSHKAMQKSLENGFNVQLLKNGQEKKNNPKKSYMLYAHIPFCHTFCPYCSFHKYYYDENLAKQYFESLREEIKQIKLKGFDFTSMYVGGGTTLINEEELAKTLELCKKLFNIKEISCETDPNHIEPEKLKMFKGLIDRLSCGVQSFNDDILKKVARYNKFGSSKELQEKLSKAIGILPVMSLDLIFNFPSQTQEQLLKDLEIAKNLKPQQITTYPLMKSNLTKDNIAKTLGVSFQDNEFKFYNIIVDYFKDYERNNAWSFSLEKSSFNDEYVSSHHEYLGVGSGAFSFLDGELLINAFNLNDYSKLIKEKQNANIAKANFSKKEIIKYIFLTEMFAGKIEIDQLNKTLDCNIKKDLFVELLGLKVSKALIQNQNTLQVSEFGRYLFMVLMKDFYTGMDLVRAVFRDDKRIKNKEHINIMHENVDPLSPDSMNF
- a CDS encoding multidrug efflux system CmeABC, outer membrane lipoprotein CmeC; translated protein: MRKILIIASCFFIAACSLKPNLKISDVNYTKSLDENISINKQWWKMFNDDNLNYLVEQALKNNNDLQIAYINLQKAYEALGISRSDLLPKLDGSASGARSKTSINAPSNKSKDFAFGNDFKLGLNLSYEIDLWGKYRDNYGASKSKLQASEFDYESARLSLISNVTKTYFNIASLSEQVKILEESVQSYQKTYNLKLEHFKIGAIGEYELSKFKAELDNSKILLTNAKIKKESNTKALKILTSNTIDDILYNSVNYTKIGQYDVNIPQGIGSEILLQRPDIQSALKTLEEKNYLVGVARSAFLPNLSLTGLLGYESKDLDLLVKNGSGTWGVAGNFMMPIFHWGEIYNSVNIAKLSKDEAFLQYENTLKKAFGEIQLALFNRRNYYENEKNYENLFLAQSKIYEISNVRYENGVINLADYLQDQRNYLNAKLAYINSSYELANSIVDVIKAFGGGFNAKENSKDNIKDMEENLKSNFYNN
- the lspA gene encoding signal peptidase II, with the translated sequence MLKFSYLKFCLIFILVFVLDQLSKYIFLQGFVYKGEFFDLILTYNTGVAFSMFAFLGEYLKYIQLIFIIILFFYLFYQKEFLKTHIIAFAMMLSAGCSNLLDRFMHIGVVDFVFWHKWFEFAVFNFADVMINISVALILIKEIFNKGKKC
- the glmM gene encoding phosphoglucosamine mutase, giving the protein MKLFGTDGVRGKAGELLDSFLAMRLAMAAGIYFKDKAITNNILVGKDTRRSGYMIENAIVSGLTSIGYNVIEIGPMPTPAIAFLTEDMRCDAGIMISASHNPYYDNGIKFFDAHGNKLDEQAEAQIEEIYFNDKLIEEAKITKSQIGQAKRIDDVIGRYIVSIKNSFPKNLTLKSLRIVLDVAHGAAYKVAPTVFKELGADVIVINDSPNGLNINENCGALHPLNLALEVKKFRADVGFAFDGDADRLVVVDEKGSVAHGDSLLGVLALFLKKQGKLRSSVISTIMSNGALKEFLNKHKIKHETCNVGDKYVLEKLKECEGNFGGEQSGHIIFSDYAKTGDGLVAALQFSALMLSEEKNASEILNQVKPYPQLLHNLKISQKKDLSQIEGLQVLKQNLEKQGISSLFRYSGTENLIRLLLEGKDVKLLEKQMKEVEKFFMKALNA
- a CDS encoding class I SAM-dependent methyltransferase; the protein is MDNSLEAYTQKYDQENYGLQYPDGHVIRFYERILKYKLQKTSGNLLDFGCGNGIHSKYFQTKGFKTFGVDIVESLNTTWKNDANINENNFHVIKPNASIKKLFNEKMDLIFANQSLYYLPLEDFKNTIQEFYDICNDGAIIFATMMSNKGYSAFERSEALENGLCEVKHTGRLNSSTYMRFIKNIQDLKDNFKPFKPLFWGDYELMNLHNFEGSVEHYIYIGQK
- a CDS encoding efflux RND transporter permease subunit encodes the protein MFSKFFIERPVFASVVAIIISLAGIIGLYSLPVEQYPSLTPPVVKVNATYSGADAQTVAQTVAIPLEDAINGVENMIYMDSTSSSSGDMSLSVYFNIGTDPDQATVDVNNRISAAMAKLPEDVKKTGVSVRKTGSSILEVATLYSPDGSMDAIEVYNYAALNILDDLARVPGVGNAVAIGSRNYSMRIWLNPDLLNKYQITATDVITAVREQNAQYATGKIGQEPVVERSPYVYSVTMQGRLKNPKEFENIILRTNSDGSFLRLKEVAEVGIGSKEYTFNGRLNGSSATPILIFLQTGANAVNTAELIQAKFQELSKSFPEGLAYKVPYDTTLFIKASIEEVIKTFFEALLLVVIVMYLFLKNFRSTIIPMIAVPVSILGTFAGLYILGFSINLLTLFALVLAIGIVVDDAIIVVENIDRIIHEDPNISIKDAAIKAMDEVAAPVVSIVLVLCAVFIPVSFISGFVGEIQRQFAITLAISVTISGFVALTLTPSLCAIFLKRNESKPFYFVKKFNDLFDWSINIFGAGVAYMLKRVVRFVLIFFIFLIGLFGLFQIVPHSLVPNEDQGNFLSVVNLPAASSLNRTTQAMDAMADELRKNENITNIVGLIGYDLFTGSLKENAGAMFINLKDWNDRDTSSFDITSMYNKQYFLNPNFQSFFINPPPIQGLSLTGGFEMYAQNRSGKGYDEIQIDVNKMVEAANKRPELSNVRTTLNTNFPQLRLEIDRDKVKLYGLNLSDIFSTLNATIGTYYVNDFSMLGKNYRVNISAIGDFRNTQNALKNIFVRANNGSMVALDSVLTLSRSIGPDDVKRFNMFPSALVQGDPAPGYTSGQAIDAIAEVAKETLGEEYSIAWSGSAYQEVTSSGAGSIAFVLGLLFVFLILAAQYERWLMPLAVITAVPFAVFGSLLFVWLRGLENDIYFQTGLLLLIGLSAKNAILIVEFAMEEHLKKGKSIFEASISAAKLRFRPIVMTSLAFICGILPLFFAYGAGSASRHAIGTGVIGGMIVASTIAIFFVPLFFYILESFNKWLDMKRGKTHA